From the Trichoplusia ni isolate ovarian cell line Hi5 chromosome 1, tn1, whole genome shotgun sequence genome, the window AATCATTTGATTGACATTAATGACAACGATATAAATGTGTTACGGAAAAATGTATCGACTgtcctttaatattttctactaaCAAGACTACATTCCATCTATGGTGACTTGTACTGTGCTTTGATTCTACGCAAATACTTGCTAATACACTTAATCCCATTATCTAACTCGATTGAGTTAGAGAACCTTCAACATACTTaaacatacattacaataaaCCTGGTGAAGTTTAAGAAACGCAGTCAATGTATtcaactaatatttacatttttttacagaaatcaCAACAAAGTATCACATACTACAAATTAGCTAAGAAAGTCGAATCAGAGTCATATTTACTGCGATAACTTAATACTACGAAAATTTAGTACAGAGTCATCGTGCGGCGCAATCTGGTAACTCGCTGTGTGCACTGCGGCTTGCAGTATAGGCGGCCCGCGACCGTACAGGTGGCGCCGAGACAAGTGCCGCTGTCACTAGTAACGCCTATTCTCACCGGTAGATCGAGGTACCTTCCTCATTTGAACCAACATAAAGTTTTACAAACTAAGTTAGAAGTTtcgaaactttttaaatttagtaggAAAAGtcatgaaatatataaaaaaaacaccaggCTTCTCATAAACCACTTTAAAGAACTTTTAGCAAGTTTGGCAGAATCAAAACACTCGCACATGGCCGATGCGCCACGGGCCGTCGTAATATTATAGCGTCCGCGTGCAACATACACAATAACATGTCAAAGTAGAGCCAGTTACAAAGTGAGGATAAGGGACAAAGTTAAATGAGTCTAAGTTCAGACTTAAATCAGTCTAGTTGCGACTACGGATCGTCATATCAGATCGCAACAACTTACAAATAATTCGCGTTTGCAGTCTTTAGATCTTCCATTCCGTTATTACATAAACACGAAGGGAGATAAACAAAAGTCGAAGTTGGGTTCACTGACTCAAACGTCTTAAAACATTTAGCGATGGGATCGAGAGCCACTCGCAGTCTTGGGCCGAGCTCCGGTTGACTTTTGGCAGCACGAGGTGGTCGGGTGAGGGTTGTGCGCCGGCCGGCGCCGCCTCGCGGTCTACATGTTGTACGCGATGTAGATGGCGTCGATCTGGTCGGAGAGGAAGCCGTCGCGCAGGTGCATGCGCTGCTTCTCCCCGCGCGAGTTGATGGGCACCACGCCGGGgtccaccaccaccaccacgcCCACGATGAGGTGGTGCTCCTCCAGAACGGTGTTCGTCACCAGGGGCACCAGGTTCAGCGCCTCGCTGTCGTTGCCGTCCAGCTCCACTACTACCACCAGCAGGTTGGTCCACGTGAACACGGCGCTGAAATGGACAAGTTactaattaagaaaacaaaaacaaagttatataTCATTGgaagaaaaaacacaattttgatTAATGAACTGAACAAAAATATAGTGAGGTAGAAAATTACCATTCAGCGATCTTCTTGTGGCACCTCATAACTGAGTTCTCAATGTCTATGGGGTGGTACCTCATGCCGCGCAGCATGATGGTCTCGTCGAGCGCGCCCACTACAAACACGGCGTCATGCGTGTCGTGTGTCTCCGCGTTGATGTTGATGCTGCCGCACGCCGACGCCAGAGACTCTGTGTCGCTGTCTCGCGTCATCATCGACGTGTCATCCGACACGTGGCTAGTGGTACTGATCTCCGTCCTTCGCAAGAAACCCAAATATCCAGTACGGGCGTATACCTCCCCTGTGTTCCCAGTCACAAGCTGAGCGCTGAAGTGATCAGCGTAATCACATTCATCACCATAGATGGTAAAGTAACCGCTAGCATTGTGAGGTGACTGAACCCATATCTCTCCCAAGTGAGAGTCCCCGCATTGTCCCTTAGTCTCGGGGTTAGCTGTAATCACTTTGACGCCGGGCAGTAACTTTCCGGATTCCATGAGACAGAGTGAGTGGGGGCTGCCGCGTTCCACAAGCGAAACGCGATCGTTCCTCAGAGCACGGAGGTCAACGTATACAGTAGATGGTTCTGGACTAGATGCGCCTTGCAGGCAGATGGCAATGTTTACGCGACAGCCAAAGGAGGTCGACACGGCACGGGGGCTGAGGCCGAGAGCCGAGAACAGTTTAGAGAACGAGTTCGTCAGGTTGATACGCGGACGCTCCTCAGCGACTACGACGCATGTCCTCACGCACGAAAGGCTTATCCCCTTAGTTTTGAGTTGGTTGACAGAGCTGCCAAGACCCTTGGTGCACAACTCCATAACTCCATAGGAGCAGAAAGTATCGCGGACTTTGTATTGGGAGACGGCGCTCAACCAAAGTGCAGGATTAATCTCCACTTCGGAAGGTGGAATTAGGATCGAGTGATGACCAGAATAAATGCTGCTGAGGCACCACAGTGCAAAGCCAAGACCGCAATACGGGTCGAGACAGAGCGCAATATGACGCGAGGGGTACAGCTCGCAAGCTATCTTCATTGAACGGCAGAGTGAGGTAACAGCCGCGTGTGACATCTTAATGCCAGCGAGCATGCCAGTGGTGGACACGCTGAAATCTAAATACGCCAACATCTCGGCGGTGGGCGCACGGTACAGAATGGGAAGTTTCTTTTTAGGCATGTCATCGGTGTCTAGAGTTAACGGCCAGGCCTTGCTATCGAGTACGTTGCTGGCTTCTTTGGAACGCAGCAGCTTTATCACAGATTGGTTTGAGAGGACCAGCGTTGCCTTGCTAACGTCAACGATCATCCTGACTGTGGGCAACGTGGTGTGGAGGTTCTGTGGGTGCGGCGGGCGGATGGTGACCGGGACCGCGCCGACGTACAGACATCCGTAGAAAGCGCATATGAGATCAAGTCCCGGTGGGAAGATCAGAGCCACGTGGTCACCCGTGTTTACGCGTCCTTTCTCCAGCAGAAGGTTACCGATCCTCTCTGCTTTCTTGTGCAGCTCAGCGCACGTTAGAACTTTAGAAACAGCTCCTTTTGAGTTGAGCAACGTGAATATGACATGATCGGAAGTGCTCTGAGCGCGCCATCGCAATATTTGCGAGATGAATTGgtactgaaatttaaaaaataaaacaataaatagtgttaaaataaaataaaccgcTGGAAACTGTTGGATAAAGTAGTATGTTTACCTTCCTGGCTGCATCCGAATCATCAGTATAGCCCATGTCGCGACCCTGAGCGGACGCGAGACGGTTACCTTGAACTAAGTTGCCCACAATCACCGAAGCAGGTCCCACATCTAAACATACCACAACAGCGAATTAGTTAAAAAGTGTACAAGGGCCGTCACGATTTGCCAGAATAAAGTCGCTTATATAACAATACAAACTAAAATTTCGCGTTAGCATTATCGCAAGACCAATGTAGGTAGCTAGCACATAcagaatatttgtaattaataaacatcGCAAACAGCACATGGCTTtgtttgataatataataaaaatattagcgtCGCTTGTACTTTACCATAACTGTAAACATTGATATCTATTTCGGTTCAAGAATTAAATGACGCATTGTGGCGTCGCTCCGAtaccaaaacaataacaatgttaaaatctttttgatcaaatcttacataaaaatatttttattccaatttttatgaaacaccATCATAAAAAGagttaaaatgtataatatttttgatacaaaagtATAATGAAATCATGATTAAATAGTATTCTATATATCGGACAGCACGAAACTTAGCACagtatatcaaaatataaaaaaatagaatacctAAATATAATTGATGCATCATACTTATTCACTAAATAATTtcgctttttattttcttcgcTTTCTAAGGGCTCAGCGACAGTTAAAACATTATCGTTTTCTTAAATGACTTACCAGAATGAATTTCTCTCGGTTTAGGCAGGTTGGTGACACAGGTGTGTGGGCACATCAGAACATTGGCTGGGTGAAGGGTTCCTTCAAGGAAGCGACGCTTGCATTCACTCAGATGAATACCCCCGAGCGGAGTCTTCGGGAGGTAGTTAGGCTGGACCAGAGCCAAGCAGTAGATGCCGACTTGATGGATCGAGTCGACGGCTTGAAGGACGCGGGACATCCATTGGAATGACTGTGGAAGACACAATGGGACTTAAGTGCTAAGCCAAAACCCAAGGGAAACAAAATCCAATGCATGATGTGAGAAGCGTGGATATGGTGCATGTTCGTAATATACCTGAATGAGAAAATGCAAAGCATGGTTAAAAAACTTGTGACAAATTGCATTAGCTATTTCAAACGCAGAATTTTTAACTTACGTCAGTTATCGAAATGTTGGTAAAACCTATGTCAACAACTTTATAATTTACGttacaatttgaaattttaacaatttcatcGAAGTTTGTATCGCACTACGGCAATATTCGTAAACGGTCGGGTTGTTTTACTGCTTTCTCTCTCATAACCAACGATAAAAGGGAGATAGAATGTGTCGGTTCGGTCTGCGATTGCGTCAGTTTCGAACTAGACTCAGACCAGACTGCACGCTCTTCAGATCAAAACTTTGAAATATCGCACCGTTTACGAAGATATTtccgataaataaatatttttatgagcatgcgttttatttattgtttttctttgataataCGGAGCTGTTCTGAAGAAATTTGCGATATTTATGTATCTTTATAATGTACATTggctattatataaaaatatcgaatgcaaatatttttggtgaCATATCTCTATGATCGCGATACTTTAAGGCAGAGTATAAGCCGATTTTCGGAGATAAAAATCAGTCGATGGCGCGTAATTGAGCTGCAGACATTGTCTAGACATATGACGCTATTGGAATTGAAAATTTTGGAACCAGACGGAATTTAATCCAAAGTACAAAGTAGTTGTTATTGTGGTTGAATGTAAAGGAGATTTGAATGGATAAACTTAGATGAGATAGCACTGCAAGGATAATCGGTAGTCTGGGCTATCAGTGTTCAGTCAACTGCATCAACCCGTCTGGTGTTTGCGGCTTAAGCTGAATAGAGGCAAACGCGACCATTGTTGGACGTATTGTCAGACCGTTTGTTGAGCTTATCAGTTAAAGTGTGTTACGCAAATGCCTATATCTGTTATTAGTACGAGATACTATAGAAAATCAATTGAGGCCTTTACTCGtagttgttgttttatgtttttgttctaGTATCGGATGATATCCGGTAATATTTCGATAGTACGTTTGATCCTCTTTTTGTTAGGTGAAAGTGACGGTTAAGCCCAAAACCGTTTCTGTTCTTCACGTCATTTTCGTAAAGGAGCAAGAAGAAAACTCTTTTGAAAGTAAGAGTCACCAGCGGCCATTTCTAATTGTTTTCCGATGAGTGTATGTGATGTTAGGCGGGATCTCAGACTACATTGTGTACTTATCTGGTACTCATCGCGTCGCATACAAGCACACGATAGCAGTCGTGAAGTAATATTGATTTAgccttatttttatgatatcgTTTGGTACATTCCTGTTCCAGTTATAGCAGCGATGAATAATTCGACAATTGGCGTTTACAGAACTTTAGGAGATATTAATCAGGTGACAAACTTTTGCTTCGGTGGCAGCTCTATTTCTATAATTAGACAATTCATAAgcaacatttacaatattttttcaatatatatacatactttcAAGACctaaaaaatgttacataacaTTAGAATAGAAACAAATTACATATGATTTTCGACCAGTGCAGTGTCGTGAGTTTGACTCGTATTCTAGGAGTAATATAACTTGTCTCTAGGCCCAGATGTCTATTAGGAGGTTTATATTTCAGCGACATTTGACGATGTGgcaattttaatacaacaatattgtagataatattagcaTGGGATCGGGTTGCAAAATTGCACCTGTAACGTCGTCTGCCATTCGATTCCCATACGGAGTCAAATGTCTGTTGTGTAATGTAATGCTAAGCTTGATTGTAAAGCTAATTTCACACTGATgaacataatattactttgcGGGTTAAGTCACAAAAGGAATAGAATAATATACTTCCGGACACTATTTCTAACCAATTGCATAAATGGTTCGATTTTGAGAAGATTTAAATCTTTAACCCTATATTTATAGTTAACATTTTCGGCGTCCGGTAGCATAGAACAAACATAATACACCAAACACCAACAAGCGTAGAAGAATACACCATGAAAGAGAACAttggattaaaaacaaaagacgggGAAATAgattaagtaaaaattaagGATCTTTCACTTTCAGCACGTGCGAGAAATTTCGATAGTTGCTGGATGTGAAATACCTCAAAATTAAAGTGAGTCGTTAGTAAATAAAGAAGAATAGTGATGGGGTAACAGACACACAGTTTAAGTAGAAATGTGACATACTCCTACCTCCTCTTCGCCGCAGTCTGGGCGCTGCTCGGCCACGATGCAGATCCTCTCGTCGCGCAACACTCGCACGGAGAACACGGCGATGCGGCCGCGGTATATGAACTTCATCGGCTCGACGGCCAGCACCGTGGCTATGATGTCGTCCATGTTGTGCTTGCGCCCAGTCACCGTCATCAGGCCGTCGCGAGAACCGCACACGAATACCAGACCTAATAATGTTTTGGGTGTTTTATTCCATAGTAACTGACTATCACTCCTTAGCATCGTCAGGACACTTCAGTATCATCCAATGCAAGGTTAAGGCTTTCCTTTCTTTCTTCCACCTTATCATGGTTATAATACTTACGACtttcattgttattttctaAGACGCTATTAAATTTAAAGAGTATTCAAAATTAGTGAAACGAAAACTTATAACCGAgccttttataattgtaattaaggCGAGCCAGGTGAGTACCAAGATAAAACTAGCTGTTATTTTTGCTAACCCTGTAAATATGAGCATGTATGCATATAACATAGAAAAATACATGAATTTTGCGGCAAAAAATCCTAAATCAAAAATTGAAACAGTCATCTTAGAAATGGCAAACCGACCGATGGTCACAAGATATGTAAAATCTTTATTGAACaaaagaaacttaattaaaagtcCGTTAGGCGACTAGGGTTTCATTTTACCAAGTATTTCACTTTTACATTTGATCTAAAACTCTATTAAGGCAGGTAATCTACGTTCGAACATTAACCATAGATtaaatgttattcgatctcggGATTTCATTAAGTCGTGTAAACAGGTCCAGTAAATCTGTTTGTGTAGACGCATGGTCTAACGCCCAACATTTAAAGCAAAATACGCGGAATACAAGGTAGGTGTTGATTTTATTACTTGCCGCACGTAACTGTGAAAGTGGGGACGTATAGTTCTTTGAGAGCCGCGTTTTGTTGAAATATCCCCTCTGGTCAAATAACCTTGTTACGAATTGAAATGGTATCTATCCGACGTCCTTTTTTAGCATTGTCATTCGTTGACATACCGTAGCTAAAAAATATCTGATATTCTGAGTTTTACATGTTTGCTATTATCTTCTATTTATgataaatagataaatgttgGCGGTACAAAGGTACgtttaaagaaaacatgaattaagtattttattaataaaacagacaCTTTTAGTAAACCAAACACTATTCAGTTCGAAATTGCACTCGATGAA encodes:
- the LOC113508610 gene encoding disco-interacting protein 2 isoform X6 produces the protein MMADLSVDISKLPDEIRDKLAELDLELSEGDITQKGYEKKRTRLLTPFLSQQQPQEVRQEAVQQALAEMQNRPKPSLPMPSKRTSMMAKSPDRERHDLSSSSDEDSCAGDSELPPPPELGSPPARRPAAPHPRAHPHPLPQPHHLREKKHAPRDRTEMRERTEIDLSEITHLPAYIQPDVTHTSSGGRRGGALVADRVQCYAQPEDTGTGTGRWKVSVSAKIQQLLNTLKRPKRRPLPEFYEDDDIELELAANPKDPNAPKPEGGTMTPAVGEQLVVPSGLPRNLEAALQRYGTASFKANVATVLDPNGKLSNSLNYGKLLSRSLKIAHALLNKTFTSKTSSGGPLTGDNSIKPGDRVALVYPNNDPINFMCAFYGCLQAGIVPVPIEVPLTRRDAGLQQVGFLLGSCGIQYALTSDNCLKGLPKTSSGDVVSFRGWPSLQWVSTEKLPRPPRDWIPPPRPAEDSPAHIEHTSAADGSAMGVIVTRASMLAHCRMLSVACNYTEGEHMVCVLDFKRETGLWHAVLASVLNGMHVIFIPYALMKVSPASWMHMITKYRASVAIVKSRDLHWGLLATRDHKELSLSSLRMLLVADGANPWSLSSCDQFLSVFQSKGVRGDAICPCACSSESLTVCVRRAGRGGASAGRGVLSMSGLSYGVVRVDAENSLTSLTLQDCGQVMPSCVIVVVKMEGPAYLCKTDEVGEICVLSGATGSGYWGLPGLTNTVFRVRPLDSDGEPIGEEHYVRSGLLGFLGPGGLVFVCGSRDGLMTVTGRKHNMDDIIATVLAVEPMKFIYRGRIAVFSVRVLRDERICIVAEQRPDCGEEEVGSFQWMSRVLQAVDSIHQVGIYCLALVQPNYLPKTPLGGIHLSECKRRFLEGTLHPANVLMCPHTCVTNLPKPREIHSDVGPASVIVGNLVQGNRLASAQGRDMGYTDDSDAARKYQFISQILRWRAQSTSDHVIFTLLNSKGAVSKVLTCAELHKKAERIGNLLLEKGRVNTGDHVALIFPPGLDLICAFYGCLYVGAVPVTIRPPHPQNLHTTLPTVRMIVDVSKATLVLSNQSVIKLLRSKEASNVLDSKAWPLTLDTDDMPKKKLPILYRAPTAEMLAYLDFSVSTTGMLAGIKMSHAAVTSLCRSMKIACELYPSRHIALCLDPYCGLGFALWCLSSIYSGHHSILIPPSEVEINPALWLSAVSQYKVRDTFCSYGVMELCTKGLGSSVNQLKTKGISLSCVRTCVVVAEERPRINLTNSFSKLFSALGLSPRAVSTSFGCRVNIAICLQGASSPEPSTVYVDLRALRNDRVSLVERGSPHSLCLMESGKLLPGVKVITANPETKGQCGDSHLGEIWVQSPHNASGYFTIYGDECDYADHFSAQLVTGNTGEVYARTGYLGFLRRTEISTTSHVSDDTSMMTRDSDTESLASACGSININAETHDTHDAVFVVGALDETIMLRGMRYHPIDIENSVMRCHKKIAECAVFTWTNLLVVVVELDGNDSEALNLVPLVTNTVLEEHHLIVGVVVVVDPGVVPINSRGEKQRMHLRDGFLSDQIDAIYIAYNM
- the LOC113508610 gene encoding disco-interacting protein 2 isoform X5, whose translation is MMADLSVDISKLPDEIRDKLAELDLELSEGDITQKGYEKKRTRLLTPFLSQQQPQVRSGAALRSPPGRTNRRLTRNESRYHSEVRQEAVQQALAEMQNRPKPSLPMPSKRTSMMAKSPDRERHDLSSSSDEDSCAGDSELPPPPELGSPPARRPAAPHPRAHPHPLPQPHHLREKKHAPRDRTEMRERTEIDLSEITHLPACGRRGGALVADRVQCYAQPEDTGTGTGRWKVSVSAKIQQLLNTLKRPKRRPLPEFYEDDDIELELAANPKDPNAPKPEGGTMTPAVGEQLVVPSGLPRNLEAALQRYGTASFKANVATVLDPNGKLSNSLNYGKLLSRSLKIAHALLNKTFTSKTSSGGPLTGDNSIKPGDRVALVYPNNDPINFMCAFYGCLQAGIVPVPIEVPLTRRDAGLQQVGFLLGSCGIQYALTSDNCLKGLPKTSSGDVVSFRGWPSLQWVSTEKLPRPPRDWIPPPRPAEDSPAHIEHTSAADGSAMGVIVTRASMLAHCRMLSVACNYTEGEHMVCVLDFKRETGLWHAVLASVLNGMHVIFIPYALMKVSPASWMHMITKYRASVAIVKSRDLHWGLLATRDHKELSLSSLRMLLVADGANPWSLSSCDQFLSVFQSKGVRGDAICPCACSSESLTVCVRRAGRGGASAGRGVLSMSGLSYGVVRVDAENSLTSLTLQDCGQVMPSCVIVVVKMEGPAYLCKTDEVGEICVLSGATGSGYWGLPGLTNTVFRVRPLDSDGEPIGEEHYVRSGLLGFLGPGGLVFVCGSRDGLMTVTGRKHNMDDIIATVLAVEPMKFIYRGRIAVFSVRVLRDERICIVAEQRPDCGEEEVGSFQWMSRVLQAVDSIHQVGIYCLALVQPNYLPKTPLGGIHLSECKRRFLEGTLHPANVLMCPHTCVTNLPKPREIHSDVGPASVIVGNLVQGNRLASAQGRDMGYTDDSDAARKYQFISQILRWRAQSTSDHVIFTLLNSKGAVSKVLTCAELHKKAERIGNLLLEKGRVNTGDHVALIFPPGLDLICAFYGCLYVGAVPVTIRPPHPQNLHTTLPTVRMIVDVSKATLVLSNQSVIKLLRSKEASNVLDSKAWPLTLDTDDMPKKKLPILYRAPTAEMLAYLDFSVSTTGMLAGIKMSHAAVTSLCRSMKIACELYPSRHIALCLDPYCGLGFALWCLSSIYSGHHSILIPPSEVEINPALWLSAVSQYKVRDTFCSYGVMELCTKGLGSSVNQLKTKGISLSCVRTCVVVAEERPRINLTNSFSKLFSALGLSPRAVSTSFGCRVNIAICLQGASSPEPSTVYVDLRALRNDRVSLVERGSPHSLCLMESGKLLPGVKVITANPETKGQCGDSHLGEIWVQSPHNASGYFTIYGDECDYADHFSAQLVTGNTGEVYARTGYLGFLRRTEISTTSHVSDDTSMMTRDSDTESLASACGSININAETHDTHDAVFVVGALDETIMLRGMRYHPIDIENSVMRCHKKIAECAVFTWTNLLVVVVELDGNDSEALNLVPLVTNTVLEEHHLIVGVVVVVDPGVVPINSRGEKQRMHLRDGFLSDQIDAIYIAYNM